One window of the Natronomonas marina genome contains the following:
- a CDS encoding DUF6517 family protein encodes MKRRAVLAGVPAALLFGGCTRLLTQGEARFEAERGVVTEAARSATNYTEANRTETRREKNYQNVDRTVVVVNKLTEYSRSVDLPLGVGGELARFTVLASPEVTLVPGEPANPVADMDNDDLAMTVQEQYGTIENVRKLDEREAELLGETVPVGRYEADAETEGQSTTVNLHIAKGESERSDGGDFIVTVGVHPADIDERENVDRLLAGVRHPA; translated from the coding sequence ATGAAACGACGCGCGGTGCTGGCGGGCGTCCCGGCCGCCCTGCTTTTCGGCGGCTGTACCAGGCTCCTGACGCAGGGCGAGGCGAGGTTCGAGGCCGAACGGGGCGTCGTCACCGAGGCGGCCCGCTCGGCGACGAACTACACCGAGGCCAACCGGACGGAGACCCGACGGGAGAAGAACTACCAGAACGTCGACCGCACCGTTGTCGTCGTCAACAAACTGACCGAGTACTCCCGGTCGGTCGACCTCCCGCTCGGCGTGGGCGGCGAACTCGCCCGGTTTACCGTCCTCGCCTCCCCCGAGGTGACCCTCGTCCCCGGCGAACCCGCAAACCCCGTCGCCGACATGGACAACGACGACCTGGCGATGACGGTCCAAGAGCAGTACGGGACCATCGAGAACGTCCGGAAACTCGACGAGCGAGAGGCCGAACTGCTCGGCGAGACGGTCCCAGTCGGCCGATACGAGGCCGACGCCGAAACGGAGGGGCAGTCGACGACGGTGAACCTCCACATTGCAAAGGGCGAAAGCGAGCGTTCCGACGGCGGCGACTTCATCGTCACCGTCGGCGTCCACCCCGCCGATATCGACGAGCGGGAGAACGTCGACCGGCTGCTGGCCGGCGTCCGTCATCCCGCCTGA
- a CDS encoding helix-turn-helix transcriptional regulator, giving the protein MSYPDGQNTSDPTADMLLQKLQASGNADDGADDDPAAETAALLSETADTVHGGDELRVDDGLVKQSLSDLLLLLVGLRRDDAHGKGVMNDLNRFFGTQLSPGTVYPALHELEEEGLLDVRELVQTKEYFIDDEAAVRESLQEAMTQHLAMGFLFQRALEELDEQ; this is encoded by the coding sequence ATGAGCTACCCGGACGGCCAGAACACGTCGGACCCCACGGCCGATATGCTCCTCCAGAAGCTGCAGGCCAGCGGGAACGCCGACGACGGCGCCGACGACGACCCGGCGGCCGAAACCGCGGCACTCCTCTCCGAGACGGCCGATACCGTTCACGGCGGCGACGAACTGCGCGTCGACGACGGACTGGTCAAGCAGTCGCTGTCCGACCTGCTGCTGTTGCTCGTCGGACTCCGGCGCGACGACGCCCACGGCAAGGGCGTCATGAACGACCTGAACCGGTTCTTCGGGACACAGCTCAGCCCCGGGACGGTGTATCCGGCCCTCCACGAACTCGAGGAGGAGGGCCTCCTCGATGTGCGCGAACTCGTCCAGACGAAGGAGTACTTCATCGACGACGAGGCAGCCGTCCGCGAGAGCCTGCAGGAGGCGATGACACAGCACCTCGCGATGGGGTTCCTCTTCCAGCGCGCACTCGAGGAACTCGACGAGCAGTAG
- a CDS encoding HPP family protein, translating into MRRRVGTSLYAGLLFTALGVLAWASGQPFVFPSLGPTAFVLAFDRRSERTHARRVVGSHLVGGVAGLVAWSLLAADTPITATPPPFSAAGFRLAAGATVSIVLTSWGMIATDTIHPPACATTLIVSLGLLSTPLRVGIIVGSVTILVGFHAASLAAVERVLDATPQEYLDAV; encoded by the coding sequence ATGAGACGGCGCGTCGGCACGAGCCTCTACGCCGGCCTGCTCTTCACGGCCCTCGGCGTCCTCGCGTGGGCGAGCGGTCAGCCGTTCGTCTTCCCGAGCCTCGGGCCGACGGCCTTCGTGCTCGCCTTCGACCGCCGCAGCGAGCGGACGCACGCCCGTCGGGTCGTCGGGAGCCACCTCGTCGGCGGCGTCGCCGGACTGGTGGCGTGGTCGCTGCTCGCCGCCGACACGCCGATCACCGCGACGCCACCGCCGTTCTCCGCGGCCGGCTTTCGGCTGGCCGCGGGTGCGACGGTCTCCATCGTGCTGACCAGCTGGGGGATGATCGCCACCGATACGATCCATCCGCCCGCCTGCGCCACGACGCTCATCGTCTCGCTCGGCCTGCTGTCGACGCCGCTCCGCGTCGGCATCATCGTCGGCAGCGTCACGATTCTCGTTGGATTCCACGCCGCTTCGCTCGCGGCCGTCGAGCGGGTTCTCGACGCGACCCCCCAGGAGTACCTCGACGCCGTGTAA
- the cysS gene encoding cysteine--tRNA ligase has translation MTLRVLNTLSGEREAFEPADPDDVLLYYCGLTVSDEAHLGHARTWVHVDTIHRWLEHLGYGVRHVENITDVNEKIVARIGERSDDEGTLGDDERAVASTFIDRLLADMRSLNLRRAEVYPRVTEHVPEIIDLVETLVEKGYAYESNGSVYFDVTEFPDYGKLSNQRLEDVEAQGPDDERAEKRHPADFALWKADGVDDSAVAEHRHDDREYDVEAPDGETWESPWGEGRPGWHIECSAMSMTHLGETLDIHMGGRDLVFPHHENEIAQSEAATGQQFARYWLHADLFQMGDEKMSSSLGNFIPVSEAVDRFGTSPLRMFFLSASYNSTQTYSEAAIEEAIERWERLETAHDRAVEAVDSAAARTKVDSDLGDRVEAARESFTGAMNDDFNTREALAALFDLASAVNSYLDGREEYDYRGLKAAVETFEEFGEDVLGFDFDGDAEGEATLAGELIELVLDVRESERAAGNYERADALRDDLEALGIEVQDTDDGPTYRL, from the coding sequence ATGACGCTGCGCGTGTTGAACACGCTCTCCGGCGAGCGCGAGGCGTTCGAGCCGGCCGACCCCGACGACGTTCTGCTGTACTACTGCGGGCTGACGGTCTCCGACGAGGCCCACCTCGGCCACGCCCGGACGTGGGTCCACGTCGACACCATCCACCGCTGGCTGGAGCACCTCGGCTACGGCGTCCGCCACGTCGAGAACATCACCGACGTCAACGAGAAGATCGTCGCCCGGATCGGCGAGCGGAGCGACGACGAGGGGACGCTCGGCGACGACGAGCGGGCGGTCGCCTCGACGTTCATCGACCGACTACTGGCCGACATGCGCTCTCTGAACCTCCGGCGCGCGGAGGTGTACCCCCGCGTCACCGAGCACGTCCCCGAGATAATCGACCTCGTGGAGACGCTCGTCGAGAAGGGCTACGCCTACGAGTCCAACGGCTCGGTCTACTTCGACGTCACCGAGTTCCCCGACTACGGGAAGCTCTCGAACCAGCGCCTCGAGGACGTCGAGGCCCAGGGTCCCGACGACGAGCGCGCCGAGAAACGGCATCCCGCCGACTTCGCGCTCTGGAAGGCCGACGGCGTGGACGACTCGGCCGTCGCCGAGCACCGCCACGACGACCGCGAGTACGACGTCGAGGCGCCCGACGGCGAGACCTGGGAGTCGCCGTGGGGCGAGGGCCGCCCCGGGTGGCACATCGAGTGCTCGGCGATGTCGATGACGCACCTCGGCGAGACGCTCGACATCCACATGGGCGGCCGGGACCTCGTCTTCCCGCACCACGAAAACGAGATCGCCCAGAGCGAGGCGGCGACCGGCCAGCAGTTCGCCCGCTACTGGCTCCACGCCGACCTCTTTCAGATGGGCGACGAGAAGATGTCCTCCAGCCTCGGCAACTTCATCCCGGTCTCGGAGGCCGTCGACCGGTTCGGGACCAGCCCCCTGCGGATGTTCTTCCTGTCGGCGTCGTACAACTCGACGCAGACCTACAGCGAGGCCGCAATCGAGGAGGCCATCGAACGCTGGGAGCGCCTCGAAACCGCCCACGACCGGGCGGTCGAGGCCGTCGACTCGGCGGCGGCCCGCACGAAGGTCGATTCGGACCTCGGCGACCGCGTCGAGGCGGCCCGGGAGTCGTTCACCGGGGCGATGAACGACGACTTCAACACCCGGGAGGCGCTCGCGGCGCTTTTCGACCTCGCGAGCGCGGTCAACAGCTACCTCGACGGACGCGAGGAGTACGACTACCGGGGTCTGAAGGCCGCCGTCGAGACCTTCGAGGAGTTCGGCGAGGACGTCCTGGGATTCGACTTCGACGGCGACGCCGAGGGCGAGGCGACGCTGGCCGGCGAACTGATCGAACTCGTCCTCGACGTCCGGGAGAGCGAGCGGGCGGCCGGCAACTACGAGCGTGCCGACGCGCTCCGGGACGACCTCGAGGCGCTGGGCATCGAGGTCCAGGACACCGACGACGGTCCGACGTACCGTCTCTAG
- a CDS encoding DUF7523 family protein: protein MTVAADAREAVRERPFLETALRAGVVNYTAAARFLDVGEEEAVAAALRRYAEELDDYEASDRRASVSMRSGVGPADEYDEALLTVGETAFAAAGGSHTAVVAEGEFGAAALADVLGRLRTADVDVAAAAGAEGTLAVVVGRRDGADAVRAVEAAL from the coding sequence ATGACAGTCGCTGCCGACGCCCGGGAAGCCGTCCGCGAGCGGCCGTTCCTCGAGACGGCGCTGCGGGCGGGCGTTGTCAACTACACCGCCGCCGCCCGATTTCTCGACGTCGGCGAGGAGGAGGCGGTCGCGGCGGCGCTTCGCCGCTACGCCGAGGAACTCGACGACTACGAGGCGTCGGACCGCCGGGCGAGCGTCTCGATGCGCTCCGGCGTCGGCCCCGCCGACGAGTACGACGAGGCGCTCCTGACGGTCGGGGAGACGGCCTTCGCCGCCGCGGGCGGCTCCCACACCGCCGTCGTCGCCGAGGGCGAGTTCGGGGCGGCCGCGCTGGCGGACGTGCTGGGTCGCCTGCGGACCGCCGACGTCGACGTCGCGGCCGCGGCCGGCGCCGAGGGGACGCTCGCCGTCGTGGTGGGCCGCCGGGACGGTGCCGACGCGGTCCGGGCCGTCGAGGCTGCCCTGTAA
- a CDS encoding VOC family protein translates to MDGIVFFRTERPEAVVEFYRERVGADVWLEQPDCTILQAGAFRFGFCERETAETEGILTFVVDSRDTVDSMYESLEAVADGAPRYNDRYDIYQFFGEDPEGRTVEVQCFEHEGA, encoded by the coding sequence ATGGACGGCATCGTCTTCTTCCGGACCGAACGGCCGGAAGCGGTCGTGGAGTTCTACCGGGAACGTGTCGGCGCCGACGTGTGGCTCGAACAGCCGGACTGCACCATCCTCCAGGCGGGGGCCTTCCGGTTCGGCTTCTGTGAGCGCGAGACGGCCGAGACCGAGGGCATCCTCACGTTCGTCGTCGACTCCCGGGACACGGTCGATTCGATGTACGAATCGCTCGAAGCCGTCGCCGACGGGGCGCCGCGGTACAACGACCGGTACGACATCTACCAGTTCTTCGGCGAGGACCCGGAGGGGCGGACCGTCGAGGTGCAGTGCTTCGAGCACGAGGGTGCGTGA
- a CDS encoding sugar phosphate isomerase/epimerase family protein, protein MQVSQGFMVEHREDYRPAFAAAGEAGFDHVELNMEARFSRDAIDASAVRAAAAEHGLDVVVHLPFTVDIGSPFPEARAGACRELEAHIDVAAELDARRAVLHARSFARPFHWDAETVVEAIHGSVRRLQEYGADRGVTVCAENLKGDFVDVTDFPALLSATEASMCLDTGHAYVSGMDGADQAAFLREHGDRIAHVHLNDTRHDGDDEHLPVGLGRVEFAPLAAAMVETDWRGTCTHETLRYGDGFEHVETSKRRFDALLAAAR, encoded by the coding sequence ATGCAGGTCAGTCAGGGGTTCATGGTCGAACACCGCGAGGACTACCGGCCGGCCTTCGCCGCCGCCGGCGAGGCCGGGTTCGACCACGTCGAACTCAACATGGAGGCGCGGTTCTCCCGGGACGCCATCGACGCGTCGGCCGTCCGGGCGGCGGCCGCGGAGCACGGCCTCGACGTCGTCGTCCACCTGCCCTTCACCGTCGACATCGGGTCGCCGTTCCCCGAGGCCCGGGCGGGCGCGTGCCGGGAACTGGAGGCCCACATCGACGTCGCGGCCGAACTCGACGCCCGGCGGGCCGTCCTCCACGCCCGGTCGTTCGCCCGACCGTTCCACTGGGACGCCGAGACTGTCGTCGAGGCCATCCACGGGTCGGTCCGCCGCCTGCAGGAGTACGGCGCCGACCGCGGCGTCACCGTCTGTGCGGAGAACCTCAAGGGCGACTTCGTGGACGTGACCGACTTTCCGGCCCTGCTCTCGGCGACGGAGGCGTCGATGTGTCTCGACACCGGCCACGCCTACGTCTCCGGGATGGACGGCGCCGACCAGGCCGCCTTCCTCCGGGAGCACGGCGACCGCATCGCCCACGTTCACCTGAACGACACCCGCCACGACGGCGACGACGAGCACCTGCCGGTCGGCCTCGGCCGGGTCGAGTTCGCCCCGCTTGCGGCCGCGATGGTCGAGACGGACTGGCGCGGCACCTGCACCCACGAGACGCTCCGGTACGGCGACGGCTTCGAGCACGTCGAGACGAGCAAACGGCGGTTCGACGCCCTGCTCGCGGCGGCCCGGTAG
- a CDS encoding CbiX/SirB N-terminal domain-containing protein, which yields MQALVIVAHGSHLNPDASTPTYEHADTVRKTGVFDEVRTAFWKEEPSFREVLRTVESDEVYVVPLFISEGYFTEQVIPRELRLEEWDEAAWESDGTSATHATLEAADVGKTVHYCGPVGTHDAMSDVIVRRAETVTDDPDVGEGFGLAVVGHGTERNENSAKAIEYHADRIAERNRFEEVRALFMDEAPEIDDVTDFFDSEDVVIVPLFVADGYHTQEDIPEDVGLTDDYRTGWETPATVEGHRLWYAGAVGTEALMADVVLERAAEAGADVGDAVETVRRRTRVAGAETSADAGAGD from the coding sequence ATGCAGGCGCTCGTCATCGTCGCCCACGGGTCGCACCTGAACCCGGACGCGAGCACCCCGACCTACGAGCACGCGGACACCGTCCGGAAGACCGGCGTCTTCGACGAGGTCCGGACCGCGTTCTGGAAGGAGGAGCCGTCGTTCCGCGAGGTGCTGCGGACCGTCGAGAGCGACGAGGTCTACGTCGTCCCGCTCTTCATCTCCGAGGGCTACTTCACCGAACAGGTGATCCCGCGCGAACTCCGCCTGGAGGAGTGGGACGAGGCGGCCTGGGAGTCCGACGGGACGAGCGCGACTCACGCGACACTGGAGGCGGCCGACGTCGGCAAGACCGTCCACTACTGCGGGCCGGTCGGCACCCACGACGCGATGAGCGACGTCATCGTCCGCCGCGCCGAGACGGTGACCGACGACCCCGACGTCGGCGAGGGGTTCGGTCTCGCGGTCGTCGGCCACGGCACCGAGCGCAACGAGAACTCCGCGAAGGCAATCGAGTACCACGCCGACCGCATCGCCGAGCGGAATCGCTTCGAGGAGGTGCGGGCGCTGTTCATGGACGAAGCACCCGAAATCGACGACGTGACCGACTTCTTCGACAGCGAGGACGTCGTGATAGTGCCGCTGTTCGTCGCCGACGGCTACCACACCCAGGAGGACATCCCAGAGGACGTGGGGCTGACCGACGACTACCGGACCGGCTGGGAGACGCCCGCGACGGTCGAGGGCCACCGCCTCTGGTACGCCGGCGCGGTCGGCACCGAGGCGCTGATGGCCGACGTCGTCCTCGAGCGGGCGGCCGAGGCCGGCGCCGACGTGGGCGACGCCGTCGAGACGGTCCGGCGCCGGACCCGCGTGGCCGGGGCGGAGACGAGCGCCGACGCGGGAGCGGGGGACTGA
- a CDS encoding DR2241 family protein: protein MNDEQLDALVAAAAEGVECDGLRVSREPAGFRFETPDGDHGGLDEADLRAVADENPWFVSNWYYWTEVDRPAVETAFLRWLEGADGTAVPERYEALAEGVDAAWGELEIEVGLGDDGHRTYEVRHAEDADRPVEDLEVYADPLEARELVKYDDRGRYRPLKTAPTLASGWAFVDLDGRSLVRAVDVVYPATVTNWHLEREGELDVSHWRETMERQTGIYGVIETWDRGEGHEHVEWVAEACCVDSQCLKRREWEYDDGTDLAVDGGDGEFPCREPCSLVVAAARKWTKLEGEESQTYEFELTPSEKEQVEDIIDAVADGTAEEIREADVYEGANRYRTRFLRAKRFDDEGNLCGVPTDEE from the coding sequence GTGAACGACGAACAGCTGGACGCCCTCGTCGCGGCCGCCGCCGAGGGCGTCGAGTGCGACGGTCTCCGGGTGAGCCGCGAGCCGGCGGGGTTCCGGTTCGAGACACCCGACGGGGACCACGGCGGTCTCGACGAGGCCGACCTTCGGGCGGTCGCCGACGAGAACCCCTGGTTCGTCTCCAACTGGTACTACTGGACCGAGGTCGACCGTCCGGCGGTCGAGACCGCGTTCCTCCGCTGGCTGGAGGGTGCCGACGGAACCGCGGTCCCGGAGCGCTACGAGGCGCTCGCGGAGGGCGTCGACGCCGCGTGGGGCGAACTCGAAATCGAGGTCGGCCTCGGCGACGACGGCCACCGGACCTACGAGGTCCGGCACGCCGAGGACGCCGACCGACCGGTCGAGGACCTGGAGGTGTACGCCGACCCGCTGGAGGCCCGCGAACTCGTCAAGTACGACGACCGGGGCCGGTACCGCCCGCTGAAGACCGCCCCGACGCTGGCCAGCGGGTGGGCCTTCGTCGACCTCGACGGGCGGTCGCTCGTCAGGGCGGTCGACGTCGTCTACCCGGCGACGGTGACCAACTGGCACCTCGAACGGGAGGGCGAGTTGGACGTGAGCCACTGGCGGGAGACGATGGAGCGACAGACGGGCATCTACGGCGTCATCGAGACGTGGGACCGCGGCGAGGGCCACGAGCACGTCGAGTGGGTCGCCGAGGCCTGCTGTGTCGATTCGCAGTGTCTGAAGCGCCGCGAGTGGGAGTACGACGACGGGACCGACCTCGCGGTCGACGGCGGCGACGGCGAGTTCCCCTGCCGGGAGCCGTGTTCGCTCGTCGTCGCGGCCGCCCGCAAGTGGACGAAACTCGAGGGCGAGGAGTCGCAGACCTACGAGTTCGAGCTGACGCCCAGCGAGAAGGAACAGGTCGAGGACATCATCGACGCCGTCGCCGACGGGACGGCCGAGGAGATACGCGAGGCCGATGTCTACGAGGGCGCCAACCGGTACCGGACGCGGTTCCTCCGCGCGAAGCGCTTCGACGACGAGGGCAACCTCTGTGGCGTCCCGACCGACGAGGAGTAG
- a CDS encoding DUF7524 family protein, protein MTDTLAVDVNRNGLHTLEVDERFEADGPFVVELTNHGEATHVHLHLDDDLSGVARLEAANHYVESGETRGVRVEVLNPREWPADTIRGKLKVVAAHGREKRFVDVVFDRTTDDEPVEVDPELAATGSNPTAGGATTSDASSTLRLIPVVVLGLVAVLLAVGALLSADGIDFVFGAFAVVAAALCAVAAYYLS, encoded by the coding sequence GTGACGGACACCCTCGCTGTCGACGTCAACCGGAACGGCCTCCACACCCTCGAGGTCGACGAGCGGTTCGAGGCCGACGGCCCGTTCGTCGTCGAACTGACGAACCACGGCGAGGCGACCCACGTCCACCTCCACCTCGACGACGACCTCTCGGGGGTCGCCCGGCTGGAGGCGGCCAACCACTACGTCGAGAGCGGCGAGACCCGCGGGGTGCGGGTCGAGGTGCTGAACCCCCGCGAGTGGCCGGCCGACACCATCCGGGGGAAACTGAAGGTGGTGGCGGCCCACGGCCGCGAGAAGCGCTTCGTCGACGTCGTCTTCGACCGGACGACCGACGACGAGCCCGTCGAGGTCGACCCGGAACTGGCGGCCACCGGCTCGAACCCGACCGCCGGCGGCGCCACCACGTCCGACGCGTCCTCGACGCTCCGGCTCATCCCCGTCGTCGTCCTGGGGCTGGTCGCCGTCCTGCTCGCGGTCGGTGCGCTCCTTTCCGCCGACGGCATCGACTTCGTGTTCGGCGCCTTCGCGGTCGTCGCGGCGGCGCTCTGTGCGGTCGCGGCCTACTACCTGAGCTGA
- a CDS encoding methytransferase partner Trm112 has product MKESLMDILCCPLDKSDLELEVIREDDEEILEGRLVCTDCGEEYPIEDGIPNLLPPDMREEAAA; this is encoded by the coding sequence ATGAAGGAGTCGCTGATGGACATCCTGTGCTGCCCGCTGGACAAGAGCGACCTCGAACTCGAGGTCATCCGCGAGGACGACGAGGAGATCCTGGAGGGCCGCCTCGTCTGCACCGACTGCGGCGAGGAGTACCCCATCGAGGACGGCATCCCGAACCTCCTGCCGCCGGACATGCGCGAGGAAGCGGCGGCCTGA
- a CDS encoding GIY-YIG nuclease family protein, whose protein sequence is MTGGTYTLLFERVESATVEVGALGDRHVPAGWYAYTGSALGSGGFARVDRHYELAAGDRETRHWHVDYLLGDSKTEMRGDVRSSGADVECAVARRLPDGPVEGFGASDCECRSHLAYDSDGEALRGTVAALHRRLAGE, encoded by the coding sequence GTGACCGGCGGCACCTATACGCTGCTGTTCGAACGGGTCGAGTCCGCGACCGTCGAGGTCGGCGCCCTGGGCGACCGGCACGTCCCCGCCGGCTGGTACGCCTACACCGGCAGCGCGCTCGGATCGGGCGGATTCGCCCGCGTCGACCGCCACTACGAACTCGCGGCCGGCGACCGGGAGACTCGCCACTGGCACGTCGACTACCTGCTCGGCGACTCGAAAACCGAGATGCGGGGCGACGTCCGCTCGTCCGGTGCCGACGTCGAGTGTGCGGTCGCCCGACGGCTCCCCGACGGGCCCGTCGAGGGGTTCGGCGCCTCGGACTGTGAGTGCCGGTCGCACCTGGCGTACGATTCGGACGGCGAGGCGCTTCGCGGAACCGTCGCGGCGCTACACCGTCGGCTCGCCGGGGAGTGA
- a CDS encoding CARDB domain-containing protein, translating into MNGSKVGALLISVLVVLSAVAPAAAASSESFQDDSDDGGLVGGIIDAVDGDDDENSDSNESADDSEESAPDGDGDDPSDSGSFFDDDDDEDDESDDSDDADDANNLPSTEDNDSDVLDADVCVDAVGSNCEGGGEDDVVDANVCLGLLGQGIPVGVDLNASGDGGGPTIAEECAESDGGDDGDGGDGDDGDGGDGDDGDGGDGDDGDGGDGDDGSEDGTNDTEDNDSDVLDADVCVDAVGSNCEGGGEDDVVDANVCLGLLGQDVPIGVDLNASGGGGGPTIAEECAESDGGDGGDGGDGDDGDGGDGDDGDGGDGDDGDGGDGDDGDSGDGGDGDDGDGGDGDDGDSGDGGDGDDGDDGDSGDGGFGDGDDGDDGDSGDGDDGDSDDGDDSDGGDNDGDGSDGTDDSDAGAGSGDGGDAGGGVESVENVSVTDSSIEPGEVGVGETVFGNATVENTADGGTETVVVRMLVDGDAVASETVSIPAGETRSVSLAHAFDSPGEYEVAIGGGTARTVTVTDDAVPGVEAAGNVTVTNSSVAPGEVGVGEAVFGNATLENTDQSGSASVRVSMLADGERVATEQVEVPAGETRSVSLEHTFDSPGEYEVSIAGDANQTVSVTDGASGDSTSTPVESSATLVDSLFAGQWVYLLLLAVALVALVSGIRIVRG; encoded by the coding sequence ATGAACGGCTCGAAAGTGGGGGCCCTCCTCATCTCCGTTCTGGTGGTCCTGAGCGCCGTCGCGCCGGCAGCGGCGGCCTCTTCAGAGTCCTTCCAGGACGACTCCGACGATGGAGGCCTCGTCGGTGGCATCATCGACGCGGTCGACGGCGACGACGACGAGAATAGTGACAGCAACGAATCGGCAGACGACAGCGAGGAATCGGCCCCGGACGGCGACGGCGACGACCCGTCCGACTCGGGTAGCTTCTTCGACGACGATGACGACGAAGACGACGAGAGCGACGACAGCGACGACGCCGACGACGCGAACAACCTCCCGAGCACCGAGGACAACGACAGCGACGTGCTCGACGCGGATGTCTGTGTCGACGCGGTCGGAAGCAACTGCGAGGGTGGCGGCGAGGACGACGTCGTCGACGCGAACGTCTGTCTCGGTCTCCTCGGGCAGGGCATCCCCGTCGGGGTCGACCTCAACGCCTCCGGCGATGGCGGCGGGCCGACAATCGCCGAGGAGTGCGCGGAATCGGACGGCGGTGACGACGGAGACGGTGGCGATGGTGACGACGGAGACGGTGGCGATGGTGACGACGGAGACGGTGGCGATGGTGACGACGGAGACGGTGGCGATGGTGACGACGGCAGCGAGGACGGGACGAACGACACCGAGGACAACGACAGCGACGTGCTCGACGCGGATGTCTGTGTCGACGCGGTCGGAAGCAACTGCGAGGGTGGCGGCGAGGACGACGTCGTCGACGCGAACGTCTGTCTCGGTCTCCTCGGACAGGACGTGCCCATCGGGGTCGACCTCAACGCCTCCGGCGGTGGCGGCGGGCCGACTATCGCCGAGGAGTGCGCGGAATCGGACGGCGGTGACGGCGGAGACGGCGGAGACGGTGACGACGGAGACGGTGGCGATGGCGACGACGGAGACGGTGGCGATGGCGACGACGGAGACGGTGGCGATGGTGACGATGGGGATAGCGGCGACGGCGGAGACGGAGACGACGGAGACGGTGGCGATGGCGACGATGGGGATAGCGGCGACGGCGGAGACGGCGATGACGGCGATGACGGCGACAGCGGTGATGGCGGCTTCGGTGACGGAGACGACGGGGACGACGGGGACAGTGGCGACGGAGACGACGGCGACAGTGATGATGGAGACGACAGCGATGGCGGCGACAACGACGGCGACGGCAGCGACGGCACGGACGACAGCGACGCCGGTGCCGGCAGCGGTGACGGCGGCGACGCCGGCGGCGGCGTCGAGTCGGTCGAGAACGTCAGCGTCACCGACTCCTCGATAGAACCGGGCGAGGTCGGCGTCGGCGAGACGGTCTTCGGCAACGCGACCGTCGAGAACACCGCCGACGGCGGCACGGAAACGGTCGTCGTCCGGATGCTGGTCGACGGCGATGCGGTGGCCTCCGAGACCGTCTCGATTCCGGCCGGCGAGACGCGCAGCGTCTCGCTGGCGCACGCCTTCGACAGTCCCGGCGAGTACGAGGTCGCCATCGGCGGCGGCACGGCCCGGACGGTGACGGTCACCGACGACGCCGTTCCCGGCGTCGAAGCGGCTGGCAACGTCACGGTCACGAACTCCTCGGTGGCGCCCGGCGAGGTCGGCGTCGGCGAGGCGGTCTTCGGCAACGCGACGCTTGAGAACACCGACCAGAGCGGTTCGGCGAGCGTCCGCGTGTCGATGCTGGCCGACGGCGAGCGGGTGGCAACCGAGCAGGTCGAGGTGCCGGCCGGCGAGACGCGCAGCGTCTCCCTGGAGCACACCTTCGACAGCCCCGGCGAGTACGAGGTCTCGATCGCGGGCGACGCCAACCAAACCGTCTCGGTGACCGACGGGGCATCCGGCGACTCCACGTCGACGCCGGTCGAGAGCTCCGCCACCCTGGTCGACTCGCTGTTCGCGGGGCAGTGGGTCTACCTGCTCCTGCTGGCGGTCGCGCTCGTCGCCCTGGTGAGCGGCATCCGCATCGTCCGGGGGTAG